In bacterium, the genomic window AATTGTTCCTTTCAAATCGGCAAAGGTGATATGTTCATCAACGCATAATCCTTCAACTTGATTGAACATCGTATAATGCGATGCATCAATAGCATCCCGACGATAACAGCGACCAGGAGCTATCATTCGAATAGGTGGCTGCTGTTTTTCCATCGTCCGGATTTGAACGGGAGAAGTATGGGTGCGCAGAATTATCCCGTCGGATATATAGAACGAATCATGGGCATCTCGTGCCGGATGATGTGCTGGAAAATTTAACGCTTCAAAATTATAGTATTCTAGTTCTATATCCGGTCCAATTTCGATGCTAAATCCCATGCTGATAAATATATCTTCAATTTCATAGAGCGTTTTCGTTAGTGGATGTAGGTTCCCGATACGCGGTTTCCGACCGGGTATGGTTATATCCAATGCTTCTTTTAGCGTACTCAGTTCCGCTGCGCGTCGCGCTAATTCCTGTTTTCGTGCATTCAATAATGCGGTGAGTTCATTTTTCAGTTCATTCGCTTTCTTCCCGATAATCGGCCGTTCTTCCGGCGGATAACTGCCTAGACGATCTAAGATTGCTTTCAATTCGCCTTTTTTCCCGAGATATTTGACCCGAAGTTGTTCCAACTCTTCATGTGATTCCGCACTATTGATTTGTGCGATTGCGTTAGATTTAAGTTCTTCTATGTTATTAGACATAATACAATTTTTACCCCAACCTTGCTACGACACTTATTACAATATTTAACTGGTTGTGTCTTAGTACCTTGGTGGTATATTGCTATTTCATTAGCTGTTCTCTCGCTTCACCGACGACATACAATGAACCGGTGATACAAATTAAATCATTTCTATCAGCTAATTGTAACGCATATTGTATCGCATCAGGGATATGCTTGACAATAGTTATCCGTGGCGGATTCGATTTCAGCGCAAATGTATCCGTTGCATTAATCTGGGTTGATAAGGTTTCCGGCGGAATCGCGCGATGCGTTTTTGCCGCCGTGAGGATAACTTCTTTTGCTAACGGACAGAGTAGTTCCAGCATTTTCCGACTCTCTTTATCATTGGCAATCCCGATGATTAGATAGAGATTCTCATAGTTGAATTCATCGAGTAACGCTGAGGTTAATGATTCAATACCAGCAACATTATGCGCTCCGTCGAGAACGATCATCGGTTCTTGTCTCACCACTTCTAATCTCCCTGGCCAAACCGTTTTTTTCAATCCTTCCGCTATCGCAGAACGACAGTCGCAACCGTAAGCAGATTCCATAGCTTCAATTCCTGCAACGGCTAACGTTGCATTGACCAACTGATGTTTACCACGCAATGGAATTTCAAGATGCGGATAAACATTATTAACCGTGGCAATGGTAAATCGGCGGGTATCGAACTCATTCAAGTCCTCTTGATACGCGATATCCTTCGGATAGACGATTAACTCCGCAGTACGTTCTGCGCAGACCCGCTGGATTTCGGTTAACGCTTCTCCAGCAGCACCGGTGATAACTATCGCATGCGGTTTGATTATCCCCGCTTTTTCATAAGCGATTTTGGCTAAAGTATCGCCGAGATATTGCATATGGTCGAACGTGATATTCGTTATCACCGCTACTTTCGCAGAAACAACATTCGTTGCATCAAGCCGGCCGCCCATCCCAACTTCGAGAACCAGATACTCTACGTTATTCTGGGCGAAATAATCGAGCGCTATCGCTGTGGTAACCTCAAAAAAGGTTGGGTGCAATCCCTGATTGTCATCCGCAACTTGTTTTGCGATTGGCTGAATTTTTTCGACGAATCGAACTAACTCGGATTCGGTTATCTGCTTGCCATTAATCTGCATCCGTTCTTCAAATTTCACTAAATGCGGTGAGGTATAGAGACCAACCTTATATCCGGCACTGGTTAGAATACTTGCACAATATGCAGCTACTGACCCTTTTCCATTGGTTCCAGCGATATGAATCGCCCGCAAGGTTTCCTGCGGATTCCCGAGTAATTCCATCATCCGCTGGATATTATGCAGTCCGAATTTAATTCCAAACTGCTCAAGTGAATATAGATACGATATCGCTTCTTGGTAGTTCATAGTTGGACTGCGGAAAACTCGTTCCCACTTGGTTTTAGAACGCTTGCTGCAACATAGCCTCTGGCAAGCTTGGGTAAGAAAAGATGGCGCAAACAAGGTTGCGCATTTAACAGTTTGAGCGAAATGGATTCCTGGATTGGTTATTCGTTAACAGGGTAATAACCTGCGCGATCGTATTTTTTAATTCCCGGCGATCAACGATAATATCAATAAATCCGTGTTCTAATAAAAATTCTGACCGCTGGAATCCTGGCGGTAACTGCTGACGGATAGTCTGCTCGATAACCCGCGGTCCAGCAAATCCGATTAACGCTTTCGGTTCGGCAATCACCACATCGCCCAGTGATGCGTATGATGCCATGACTCCCGCAGTTGTCGGATTCGTTAACACCGAAATATACGGAATTCGCGCTTGCGCTAATTTCGATAATGCGGCGCTGGTTTTCGCCATCTGCATTAAGGATAATATCCCTTCCTGCATTCGCGCTCCGCCAGTAGTTGAAATAATCACGACCGGCATGTTCGTGGCTAACCCACGTTCAATCGTTCGCGTGACCTTTTCGCCAACCACTGACCCCATACTGCCGCCGATAAACCCGAATTCCATTATCCCGATTGCAACAGGAATACCATTGATTTTTCCTTCGCCGCAGATTATCGCTTCGTTGATACCAAGTTTTTTCACCGATTCTGCTATCCGAGCTGGATACCTCTTCGAATCCGTGAATTCAAGCGGGTCGGCAGATTGAATCTGCGCATCGAATTCAACGAAACTTCCGGTATCGAGCGTATATGCTATCCGTTCTTTTGCCGAAATCCGAAAATGATACCCGCATTTCGGGCATACTTTTAGATTCGCTTCCAACTGTTTATTATCGAGAATCGCGGAACATTCCTCGCATTTCGTCCATAAACCGTCTGGAATTTGAACCCGCTTCTTTTCTTTCGGAACAGATAACGTGGTATATTCCGGTTTTTTAAACCAAGCCATATACATTACATCCCAATATCAAAATCCAAATGTCAAATGGAAATTTTCCCTATTGAACCTTAACCTTTAGTACCTTGAGCTAACCGTTTAACAAATTTTGCTACTTGATGAACTAAATCTTGCTTCCCGATATTCTGCTCGATGAGATTAACAATCGCACTGCCGACGATAACGCCATCCGCACCCCAGTTGACTATCTGCCGAACCTGCGCCGGATTTGAAATCCCGAATCCGACCGCAACCGGTTTATCCGTCAACCGTTTAATCTTTCTAATTGATGCAGCAATATCAGTTGCAACCTGTTTCCTTACGCCGGTTACCCCAGTTAGAGATACATAGTATACAAAACCGCTACTACTTTTTGCAACTAATTTTATTCGAGCAGGAGTACTAGTCGGCGCTAATAGGAAAATCGTATCTAACCCAGTTTTCCGTGATGCTTGGATAAGTTCGTTCGCTTCTTCAGGCGGTAAATCCGGAACGATAACGCCATCGAGTCCGGCGTTAACTCCATCCTGTGCGAACTTTTCTATCCCATATTGCAGGATTGGATTATAATATGACATAAATACCAGTGGAATTTGCGTTTGGTTTCGCAACTCTTTAACCAGAGCAATAACATTTCTAAGTTGCGTTCCTCTAGCTAGCGCTCGTTGTGATGCTTTCTGAATCGTTGGTCCGTCAGCTATCGGGTCAGAAAATGGAATCCCTAACTCGATGATATCCGCTCCGGATTCTGCTAATGCTAACACCAGTTTTTCAGTTGTTCCCAAATCCGGGTCACCAGCGGTAATATACGCGATTAACGCTGCCCGATTCTCTTGTTTGGTTATTTCAAATTTATGTTGAATTCTTGACATAATCGCTATTTTCCGCAATGTTTACTTACCTGCTGCACATCTTTATCTCCCCGACCGGAAAGGTTGATAACGATAATCTGGTTCTTTTTCAGTTTCGGCGCAAGTTTGCAGGTATATGCGACTGCATGGGCGCTTTCTAACGCCGGGATAATGCCTTCCAGTTCCGCTAAAAGCTGGAACGCTGCCAGCGCTTCTTTATCAGTTATCGCAACATATTCTGCACGACCGCTCTTTTTATAGAAGCTATGCTCAGGCCCAACTCCGGGGTAATCGAGTCCAGCGGAAATCGAATGCGTTGGCAGAATCTGTCCATTGTTATCCTGCAGAACATAACTTTTACTGCCATGCAGAACGCCGATTGACCCCGCACATAACGATGCCGCATGTTTTCCGGTTTTCATCCCTAACCCAGCAGCTTCAACGCCGATAAATTTAACCGATGTATCCCAATAAAACGGATAAAATAATCCGATCGCATTACTGCCACCACCGACGCAAGCTACGAGATAATCCGGTAATCTACCTTCTTTCTGTTGAATCTGCCGTTTCGTTTCTTTGCCGATAACTGATTGGAAATCGCGAACCATCATCGGGAACGGATGCACTCCACTTACCGAACCGAAGATATAGTTGGTATCTCGAACATTAGTTATCCAATCGCGAAACGCTTCATTAATTGCATCTTTTAACGTTCTACTCCCTGATTTGACTGGGATAACTCGCGCTCCTAGCAATTCCATTCGGAAAACGTTCAATGCTTGCCGATGGCAATCTTCTTCTCCCATATAGATATCGCAGGTCAGGTTGAATAACGCGGCAACCGTTGCGGTTGCTACCCCATGCTGACCAGCGCCGGTTTCTGCAATCACTCGCGGTTTCCCCATTCGTTTGGTTAATAATGCCTGACCGATAGTATTATTTATTTTATGCGCGCCGGTATGACATAAATCTTCCCGTTTCAGATATATTTTCGCACCACCGAGATATTTCGTTAACCGTTCAGCGAAATAGAGTGGAGTTGGCCGCCCAGCATATTCTTGCAGATAATAATTCAATTCTTTCGTAAACGCCGGGTCGGTTTTCGCTTTCCGATAAGCATACTCGAGTTCGTCGAGACACGGCATTAACGTTTCCGGCGCAAATTTCCCGCCGAAAATATCGAAATGACCACTTCGATTAGGTAACATTTTTCGTATAGACATATTGTTCAATTTTGACAATATAGCATTTTGCCTTGGAATTTATAGCTGTTCTGACTAACCAAACTTCCGCACTGCTTCAATAAATCGTCTCATCTTCTCAAAGTCTTTCTTGCCAGGAGATGATTCGACACCGGTACTCACATCAACCGCATACGGATTTACCGCTTGAATTGCTTCTGCAACATTTTCCGGGGTTAATCCCCCAGCGAGAATAACCCGCCCATACGGTAGTGCGATTTTCGCTAACTCCCAATCGAACGTTTCCCCCGTGCCGCCCCGTTTCCCTTTAACTCGGGAATCGAGCAGATATGCTGAAACTATCCCTTTATACCCAGGCAACATTGATAAATCATCCGGATTTTTAACCCGAAACGATTTTATAACCTTTCTGCCGAACTGACTACAATATTCGGGGAGTTCATCGCCATGGAACTGGAGAACATTCAGTCGGCAGACGCTAGCGATATGTTTAACTACTTCTGCAGACTCGTTAACGAAAACGCCTACCGTGGTAATAAACGGCGGTAACTGTTTAATTATTTCCGTTGCGATTTCCGCATCAATCCGCCGAGGGCTTTTTGAAAAGATGAAACCGAGCGCATCTGCGCCAAGTTCAACCGCTTTTTCCGCATCCGCTAAGTTGGTTATACCGCAAATTTTGATTTTTATCATAATATAAATACCTTACCTGTTAATCCCAAGTTTGTCAAATCTAATTAACTTGACTCGGTATAGTGAAATGAGCGTTGACCTGTTCAAATTCCATATCTCTGTCCTTCCTGTTCGGGATACATAAACAGGTTATAAACCGTATAACTCTTTTATTTTCAATGCGATATCGTGGTTCCGCATGAACGTTTCTCCGATGAGCAGGGCATCAACTCCGAGCGATTGCATTCTCAGAACATCATCTCGGGTTTTTATCCCACTTTCAGCAACGATAATACATTCTTTTGGGATATCGGAGATTAACCGTTCGGTTGTGGCAAGGTCAACTGTGAAGGATTTCAGGTCTCGGTTATTTATCCCAATTATTTCCGGTTCGATTTTTAGCGCCCGGTCGAGTTCCCGCTGGTTATGAACTTCAACGAGCGTATATAGTCCGACTTCTTTCTGAGCAAGTTCGTTAAATTCCTGAAGTTGGGTATTATCTAATGCGGCAACAATGAGCAGAATCGCATCTGCGCCAGCAATCGCTGATTCATATATTTGATATGCATCAATAATAAAATCTTTCCGCAATAACGGTAGGGAAACTCGAGACCTAACCTGCGCTAGATATTCCAATCTTCCAGAGAAAAACTTTTCATCGGTTAGAACCGAAATTGCATTCGCTCCGGTTCGTTCATATATTTCAGCGATTTGACTCGGATTGAACTCCGGTCGGATTACCCCAGCGCTAGGGGAAGCTTTTTTAATTTCCGCAATCAGTTTGATTTTTTCTCCCGGTTTCCGAGAGATAGCGGCAGCGAAATCTCGCGGGATAACTTTCTGCGCAGCTAGACTGCGTTTAAGTTCGTGCAGGGAAACCTGCTGTTTCCGGTTAGCTACTTCCTGTTTCTTATAAAAAATAATTTCGTCTAAAATCATAATAGTTGCCGAATGAATTAGTTGCTAGCGAATGAACCGAATCAAAACTCCTTGAAAACGTGCAGGTTATGCATTGGTGAGTTTCTTCAATTGTTCAAGTTTATCAAAAGCGGCACCGGAATCAATGGATTGCGCAGCTTTAGCGACGCCTTCCGCGAGGGTATTGGCTAAATCGGAAACGAGAATCGCTGCGCCAGCGTTCATGAGAACGATATCACGTCGCGGACCAGGTTTGCCTTTAAGAACCTCAAGTATTATTTGTGCGTTTTCTTCCGGGGTGCCGCCTTTGATACTGGATAACGGCGCCGGATTGAATCCGAAATCTTTCGGGTCAACATAATAATCCATTAGTTTCCCTTGTTTCAGTTCAACGATTTTCGTATCTCCGGTAATGGTTATTTCATCGAGTTTATCCGACCCATGCACAACGAGCGCATGGTTCGATCCCAGTTCTTTCAGAACCGCTGCTAGCGTATCCGTTAACTCTGCGGAATATACCCCAAGCACCTGCGCGGTTGCCCCAGCTGGATTGGTTAACGGACCGAGAATATTAAATATGGTTCGAATTCCGATTTGCTGCCGGGGTCCAATCGCATATTTCATCGCACTATGATATAACGGCGCAAACAGAAACCCTATCCCCAGTTCATTCACGCATCGTTCGGTTACTGTGATATCAACATCAATTTTCACACCGAGCGCTTTCAAAACATCCGCACTTCCGCAAGAACTTGATACCGACCGATTCCCATGTTTCGCAACAATACATCCTGCTCCTGCCGCAACGAACGCTGCACAGGTTGAGATGTTAAACGTTCCGCTGCGGTCACCGCCGGTTCCGCAGGTATCAACTACCGGCTGGCGAGTAGTCTGGATTTTCGTCGCTTTTTCCCGCATCACCAGCGCACAGCCAGTGATTTCTTCTACCGTTTCCCCTTTCATCCGTAGCGCAGTGATAAACGACCCGATTTGCGCTTCCGTCGCTTCTCCGGACATAATCTCGTTCATCACGGTTACCGCTTCTTCACGGGTTAAATCCTGTTTTTCGACTAATTTAGATATCGCTTCCTTAATCATAAATTGAAAACCTCGATTCACGAAACGGATAAATACCTATTTACCTCTGATAATCACAATTATAGTAGAATGATTAATGTATGATAATTATACAATATCTAGTGTTTTTTTGCAGGTGTTCTGTATGAATCCGTGGCTAGAAGTTTAAGAAGTTACCCAAAAGAAGAAATGCAATAATCGTGGATGCAAATTATCCGATAACCAATTCGCCGGATTTCGCAAAATTAACAATCATTGATTTTTCATTATTCCATTCTGTAGGAGTCATTGCAACCGCTTCAATCGGCTCAAAAATTTCATAAATAGCATCTGATAATATTTCAATCCGTTCCCAATAGTTTTTATCAGCAAAATCTTCGGAGATAACTACCAAATCAATATCGCTACCTTCTCGAGCAGTTCCAGTTACATAAGAACCGAATAATATTAACCGATCCACCTTAATCCCTTTCAACTCAATTACTTTACGAAACCGAGCAATAATTTCTAAAACTTGGTTTTTATCCATGCTATCGCTTCCTCGCTGTTCGAAACAATTTCGCTGGTTATCACTTCCGTATATTCTTTCTGTAATATATCTATATCTTCCGGATACCGAGTTATTAGATTTGCTTCATTCAATTTAACAAAAAAACGTGCCAGTTTTTCCGGTGGTTTTATTCCGATTTTGTTCACTAAATATATCAGGTTATGCACTTTCGGTGGAGTTTGTTTTAATCTCTCTAGAGTTTTACGAAATTGTTTAAAATCGGTTTTCCGACTTTCGTTAAGACCGATTCCGGATGGAATTGGACGCCCCAAATCGGGTATTGTTTATGCCGGAGTCCCATAATTTCGTTCTGGTCAGTCCAAGCGATGATTTCAAGCACCGGCGGTAATGTTTCTCGTTCAACGATGAGCGAATGATATCGCGTTGCTTCAAATGGATTTTCTATATTCTGGAATATCGTTTGTTCATTATGGTAAATCAAACAGGTTTTCCCATGCATTAATCGGTCAGCGCGTTTCACCACCCCACCGTAAACATAGCCGATACATTGATGACCAAGACATACACCAAGCGTCGGAATATTCGGGCTAATCTCCCGCAGAATATCATTCGAAATCGCCGCTTCTTTCGGCGTTTTCGGACCAGGTGAAATGACAATTTTCGACGGGTTCAGTTTCCGAATGGTATCCAAATCTATCTTATCGTTGCGATAGACTTTAATATCCTGACCCAGTTCGCCAAGGTATTGAACGAGATTATACGTGAAAGAATCGTAGTTATCGATTACTAATATCATATTAAATTTAAAATTTACAATGCTAATTTTGCATTTTGAAATGAGTCTTTATTCAAGTCCTTCTTCTGCCAGTTCAATTGCGCGCAGCATCGCTTTCGCTTTATTCATCGTTTCCTGAAATTCATTCGCAGGAACCGAATCCGCAACTAATCCCGCCCCTACCGAAATATAAGCGGTATCGTCTTTAATCAGAATCGTTCGAATGGTTATGCAGGTATCAAGGTTACCACTGAAACTGAAATACCCGACCGCACCCGCATATATTCCTCTCCTTGTCGGTTCAAGTTCGTCGATAATCTCCATCGCGCGAATTTTCGGCGCGCCCGTAACGGTTCCCGCTGGGAAACAAGCACGTAACGCATCGAATTCATCGAGTCCATCGTTTAATTCGCCACGAACATTGCTCACGATATGCATAACATGCGAATATTTCTCGATCGTCATTAAATCCGTTACTTCAACGGTACCATATTTACTCACGCGACCGACATCATTTCGACCTAAATCAACCAGCATAATATGTTCCGCCCGTTCTTTCGGGTCAGCTAACAAATCTTCAATCAAATCATCATCTTCTTTCTCAGATTTGCCACGACGCCGCGTTCCTGCAATTGGTCTTACTTCAACCACGCGATTTTCTACGCGAACCATAACTTCCGGCGATGACCCCGCTAATTTCAAATCACCAAATTGCAGATAATACATATACGGAGACGGATTAACCGACCGTAACGCACGATAGATATCAAACGGGTCAGCGGAAATGTTCGTCTGTAACCGTTGGGCAAGAACAACTTGGAAAATATCGCCCGCTCGAATATATTCCAGCGCGCGTTCAACAGCGGATTCAAATTCCGATTGCGTAAAATTCGAGCTGAATTCATGCATCGGATGTTTATCAATTCTCGGTTTACTCGGTTCGACCGGTTCGCGCAGAATTTCAATCAACTGCTGGATCTGGTCAACTGCAGAGAAATATGCGGTATCAATATCGCTATTCTCAATATGCGCATTAGAAACCACCTTGATTTTATGCTGGACATGGTCGAAGATTAGAATCGCGTCGGTGAACATAAAATACGCATCCGGTACCGCTAGGTCGTCAGGATTCTTATCCGGAAGCACTTCCATAAATCGCACCATATCATAACTCAAATACCCGACCGCACCGCCGTAAAACCGTGGTAGATTCGGGTCGGGAACGCTTGTATATTTGCGTAAGAGTTGTTTGAGCGAATCCAACGGGTCATTCACCGTTTTCTTTTCAATGAAACCACCGCGAATAATTTGGATTTCGTTCCCTTTACTCTTGAAAATCAGAGAAGGATTTACGCCGAGAAACGAATATCGAGCGATTTTTTCGCCTCCTTCAACGCTCTCTAATAAAAACGCATACTCTTGATGCATGAGTTTCCGGAATGCGGAAACCGGCGTCTCGATATCCGC contains:
- the trpD gene encoding anthranilate phosphoribosyltransferase; translated protein: MIKEAISKLVEKQDLTREEAVTVMNEIMSGEATEAQIGSFITALRMKGETVEEITGCALVMREKATKIQTTRQPVVDTCGTGGDRSGTFNISTCAAFVAAGAGCIVAKHGNRSVSSSCGSADVLKALGVKIDVDITVTERCVNELGIGFLFAPLYHSAMKYAIGPRQQIGIRTIFNILGPLTNPAGATAQVLGVYSAELTDTLAAVLKELGSNHALVVHGSDKLDEITITGDTKIVELKQGKLMDYYVDPKDFGFNPAPLSSIKGGTPEENAQIILEVLKGKPGPRRDIVLMNAGAAILVSDLANTLAEGVAKAAQSIDSGAAFDKLEQLKKLTNA
- the trpA gene encoding tryptophan synthase subunit alpha, producing the protein MSRIQHKFEITKQENRAALIAYITAGDPDLGTTEKLVLALAESGADIIELGIPFSDPIADGPTIQKASQRALARGTQLRNVIALVKELRNQTQIPLVFMSYYNPILQYGIEKFAQDGVNAGLDGVIVPDLPPEEANELIQASRKTGLDTIFLLAPTSTPARIKLVAKSSSGFVYYVSLTGVTGVRKQVATDIAASIRKIKRLTDKPVAVGFGISNPAQVRQIVNWGADGVIVGSAIVNLIEQNIGKQDLVHQVAKFVKRLAQGTKG
- the trpB gene encoding tryptophan synthase subunit beta; its protein translation is MSIRKMLPNRSGHFDIFGGKFAPETLMPCLDELEYAYRKAKTDPAFTKELNYYLQEYAGRPTPLYFAERLTKYLGGAKIYLKREDLCHTGAHKINNTIGQALLTKRMGKPRVIAETGAGQHGVATATVAALFNLTCDIYMGEEDCHRQALNVFRMELLGARVIPVKSGSRTLKDAINEAFRDWITNVRDTNYIFGSVSGVHPFPMMVRDFQSVIGKETKRQIQQKEGRLPDYLVACVGGGSNAIGLFYPFYWDTSVKFIGVEAAGLGMKTGKHAASLCAGSIGVLHGSKSYVLQDNNGQILPTHSISAGLDYPGVGPEHSFYKKSGRAEYVAITDKEALAAFQLLAELEGIIPALESAHAVAYTCKLAPKLKKNQIIVINLSGRGDKDVQQVSKHCGK
- a CDS encoding phenylalanine--tRNA ligase subunit alpha — protein: MSNNIEELKSNAIAQINSAESHEELEQLRVKYLGKKGELKAILDRLGSYPPEERPIIGKKANELKNELTALLNARKQELARRAAELSTLKEALDITIPGRKPRIGNLHPLTKTLYEIEDIFISMGFSIEIGPDIELEYYNFEALNFPAHHPARDAHDSFYISDGIILRTHTSPVQIRTMEKQQPPIRMIAPGRCYRRDAIDASHYTMFNQVEGLCVDEHITFADLKGTITLFLQQLFGKDTKVRFRPDFFPFTEPSVEVAMSCSICKGSGCRTCKQSGWLEIAGAGMVHPEVFRAVNYDSEKYTGFAFGFGIDRITMLKYGINDIRLLFGNDLRFLQQF
- a CDS encoding phosphoribosylanthranilate isomerase; the encoded protein is MIKIKICGITNLADAEKAVELGADALGFIFSKSPRRIDAEIATEIIKQLPPFITTVGVFVNESAEVVKHIASVCRLNVLQFHGDELPEYCSQFGRKVIKSFRVKNPDDLSMLPGYKGIVSAYLLDSRVKGKRGGTGETFDWELAKIALPYGRVILAGGLTPENVAEAIQAVNPYAVDVSTGVESSPGKKDFEKMRRFIEAVRKFG
- the trpE gene encoding anthranilate synthase component I → MIYPSLAEFREKAKQGNLIPVYKEILADIETPVSAFRKLMHQEYAFLLESVEGGEKIARYSFLGVNPSLIFKSKGNEIQIIRGGFIEKKTVNDPLDSLKQLLRKYTSVPDPNLPRFYGGAVGYLSYDMVRFMEVLPDKNPDDLAVPDAYFMFTDAILIFDHVQHKIKVVSNAHIENSDIDTAYFSAVDQIQQLIEILREPVEPSKPRIDKHPMHEFSSNFTQSEFESAVERALEYIRAGDIFQVVLAQRLQTNISADPFDIYRALRSVNPSPYMYYLQFGDLKLAGSSPEVMVRVENRVVEVRPIAGTRRRGKSEKEDDDLIEDLLADPKERAEHIMLVDLGRNDVGRVSKYGTVEVTDLMTIEKYSHVMHIVSNVRGELNDGLDEFDALRACFPAGTVTGAPKIRAMEIIDELEPTRRGIYAGAVGYFSFSGNLDTCITIRTILIKDDTAYISVGAGLVADSVPANEFQETMNKAKAMLRAIELAEEGLE
- a CDS encoding bifunctional folylpolyglutamate synthase/dihydrofolate synthase, producing MNYQEAISYLYSLEQFGIKFGLHNIQRMMELLGNPQETLRAIHIAGTNGKGSVAAYCASILTSAGYKVGLYTSPHLVKFEERMQINGKQITESELVRFVEKIQPIAKQVADDNQGLHPTFFEVTTAIALDYFAQNNVEYLVLEVGMGGRLDATNVVSAKVAVITNITFDHMQYLGDTLAKIAYEKAGIIKPHAIVITGAAGEALTEIQRVCAERTAELIVYPKDIAYQEDLNEFDTRRFTIATVNNVYPHLEIPLRGKHQLVNATLAVAGIEAMESAYGCDCRSAIAEGLKKTVWPGRLEVVRQEPMIVLDGAHNVAGIESLTSALLDEFNYENLYLIIGIANDKESRKMLELLCPLAKEVILTAAKTHRAIPPETLSTQINATDTFALKSNPPRITIVKHIPDAIQYALQLADRNDLICITGSLYVVGEAREQLMK
- the accD gene encoding acetyl-CoA carboxylase, carboxyltransferase subunit beta; the encoded protein is MAWFKKPEYTTLSVPKEKKRVQIPDGLWTKCEECSAILDNKQLEANLKVCPKCGYHFRISAKERIAYTLDTGSFVEFDAQIQSADPLEFTDSKRYPARIAESVKKLGINEAIICGEGKINGIPVAIGIMEFGFIGGSMGSVVGEKVTRTIERGLATNMPVVIISTTGGARMQEGILSLMQMAKTSAALSKLAQARIPYISVLTNPTTAGVMASYASLGDVVIAEPKALIGFAGPRVIEQTIRQQLPPGFQRSEFLLEHGFIDIIVDRRELKNTIAQVITLLTNNQSRNPFRSNC
- a CDS encoding nucleotidyltransferase domain-containing protein, which translates into the protein MDKNQVLEIIARFRKVIELKGIKVDRLILFGSYVTGTAREGSDIDLVVISEDFADKNYWERIEILSDAIYEIFEPIEAVAMTPTEWNNEKSMIVNFAKSGELVIG
- the trpC gene encoding indole-3-glycerol phosphate synthase TrpC codes for the protein MILDEIIFYKKQEVANRKQQVSLHELKRSLAAQKVIPRDFAAAISRKPGEKIKLIAEIKKASPSAGVIRPEFNPSQIAEIYERTGANAISVLTDEKFFSGRLEYLAQVRSRVSLPLLRKDFIIDAYQIYESAIAGADAILLIVAALDNTQLQEFNELAQKEVGLYTLVEVHNQRELDRALKIEPEIIGINNRDLKSFTVDLATTERLISDIPKECIIVAESGIKTRDDVLRMQSLGVDALLIGETFMRNHDIALKIKELYGL
- a CDS encoding aminodeoxychorismate/anthranilate synthase component II, which encodes MILVIDNYDSFTYNLVQYLGELGQDIKVYRNDKIDLDTIRKLNPSKIVISPGPKTPKEAAISNDILREISPNIPTLGVCLGHQCIGYVYGGVVKRADRLMHGKTCLIYHNEQTIFQNIENPFEATRYHSLIVERETLPPVLEIIAWTDQNEIMGLRHKQYPIWGVQFHPESVLTKVGKPILNNFVKL